A window of Daucus carota subsp. sativus chromosome 2, DH1 v3.0, whole genome shotgun sequence genomic DNA:
GGCTCATCTATAATCTTAAagtgttagttttttttttttttttgctgctaTTATGAGAAACAATAGAATTAGATTTCGGAATTTGAGCCCTTGTATAGTTTCTGGTTGTAATTTTGTTCTTGTCATAAAATAACAGTGAGGTGAGGTTATGTGTTGATAAAcagtccatctaaaaccttTAAATGTAAGAGGAAGGTATATATGGATCTTATGCTATTATGAAAAGTAGTAGAATTAGATTTCAGTATTCAGGGGCATAGTTTCCAAGTTTTAATTTTGACACCGAGGCTATGTGTGTGAGATTCAGtccatctaaaattttaagatattagaGAAAGACCACAAATAGATCTTATGATATATTTCAACGCTCCCCTAACTCgaacttcttttttttgaattgaaGAGTGGATCACACAGCACTCATCTTTTGGTCAATTAATTCCTTTATATCCGTATCAAAGTTGAACTTGTGACCTCTGTCAAACCTTGTAAGATAAGAAAACAGAAAACTTGCATTACGTGATAACTAGAAACTGAAAGAAAATACAAATGATATACTTGCACACTTGAGTGATGGCAAGAAATTAGGAACTACACATATATTAACTTCCTACTAACCACTAGTCCACTACTTACTCTAACTCTCCTGGAATATCTCTACCACCTATAGACTAAGTACGACGGCTCATTAAAACAAAACAACAGACTCCACTAATTTATTAAAACATGTTTAGATTAAAATAAAACCCAACAAACTCCCCCTTAATCTAAACATCAGGTTCCCAGCTTCTTGACCCTCAGCAGCTCTCTTAACTTTTCAAACCTTGTTGACGACACTGCCTTGGTTAATATATCAGCTCTTTGCTCCTATGAACAGACATGCTACTGCACCACAATTTCACCCCGTTCCACGCACtgtcgaataaaatgataccgtATCCCAATATGCTTGCTACGACCGTGAAACACAGGATTTCTCGCCAAATCAATAGCTGATATATTATCAATATAAGTCACAACCGGACCAATCTTCTCATCAGAAATTTGAGTTAACAGATTTTTTAACCAAATATCTTGGCATGCTGCAGCTGTTACTGCCATAAACTCAGCCTCACAAGTCGAAAGAGCTACGCATCTTTGCTTCTGTGAAATCCATGTAACCAAGCTCTCGTTCAAGTAAAATGTAACTCCTCCTGTGCTCCTCCTATCATCCCGGCTTCCAGCTAAATCACTGTCAGAATACCCAGCCAATAGATAGTCCC
This region includes:
- the LOC135150504 gene encoding secreted RxLR effector protein 161-like translates to MERPTIIHQGAVKRILRYVKGTLEYGIVYKRGTGDYLLAGYSDSDLAGSRDDRRSTGGVTFYLNESLVTWISQKQRCVALSTCEAEFMAVTAAACQDIWLKNLLTQISDEKIGPVVTYIDNISAIDLARNPVFHGRSKHIGIRYHFIRQCVERGEIVVQ